The genomic interval TGACTTTCGCTTTGTGTAACAGCGAGTTCATCGGGTTGGATAACCCCTTTCAGAATGAGATAGCCGTTATCGTTGAAGAATTGAATTTCATTGTCGGTAATTTTTTTCATTTTTTTAATTATGAACCTCCTATACATCATTCCATGATGGTGTTCGGTGAATTTACAGCGTCTCTGGAAATCTGTTCGGTTTCTTATGCCGCCTGGATCAAATCAAGCCATCAGAATTTAGTCATTAGCAATCGCGGCATGCCACGCCGAAACAAATTCTTGGACGGATTGATGTCTCAATTCTTTGTCCGCATTCGTCGCTTTTTTCGCGACGTGCCATAAGGCATCGTTGCCTTTCCAATCGTCTCGTGAATCGCTATTGTTAGCGAGGAGCACGAAGGCTGTCCGTCCTAACATAAAGACGTTTGTTCTTTCGTCAATGCGCGCACCTTTCTGAAATTCCTCCGGTGCCATAAAGCGAGACGAGCCGTACAACCGGCCGCGATTGTTTATGAAAGGTCCCGGATGGTAGAAGTCGAAATCGTACAGATGTATCTGCTTTTTCTCAAAGTTATAAATGATGCTGCCGTCGTAAAAGTCTTCAGCGATGAAGCCCCTTTTTGCGATGAGGATGTGGACATCATAAATAACGTTAAGTGCATCAATGATTTCAGACGCTGGCAGTGCACAAAACCTATCACGGGGATGGACTTCATCAGTACGGAGTTCCCTTTCCGGACGCAGCCCCTCGCCATCTATCCAGTCGTAGACCAATGTGAAGCCATTGGGTGTGGTGAAAGTATTGTGCAATTGAGGAACTGCTTCGTGCTGGACAGCGGCATGAAAATGAACGGCTTGCTTGAGCCACGCGATATTTTGTGGCGTGTTACCGTGTTTGACGAACCAACGTTGGTTGTCCACCACCATCTGGAATGAGTGATCCCTTGAGTCGTATATTGGAAACCGATATGTGATTTCGCCGATTCGTTCTAAATATACTTCGATATCTACATTAGTTTCGCTGACATCCAGAAGTGGGTGCTCGGTGGGCATTTCTTATGTCCTCATTGGGTGCGACGAAGTTATGGTCTAACCGTGTCGCGTCGGTTTTGTGAGATTGGAATAGCAGTATACACCAAAATGCGAAAAAAGTCATCTTTTTCTTTCATCTACAGATAGGGTATCAAATCCCAGAGAAGGATAGTCCCGTCAAAACTCGCGCTTGCCAAAAGTTCGTTATTCGGTGAAAAAGCGAGTCCTTGGATGTCCGTTGGATGCCCCAAAAATGTGCTGATTAGCTTACCTGTCTCAGTCTCCCACAAATGGATAGGAACCTTCTTAAAACCTTGCTGCCACCATAGACCACCAGCGAAATACTTTCCACATTGCGAAAATGCTAATGCCATCATATTATCATAATGTTTGGGTAAAGATATACATTTATGGATTTGACCGTGTTTTACGTCCCATAACAGGAGTTCTGGTTTTCTTAATCCTCCGCCACATGCTAAATATGAACCGCATGGCGAAAAAACAAATTTTAAATATCTTCCATTCGATAGTGGTGTTTCTACACTTTGTATGACTGCAGAAACTTCACGATGGCTAACGTCCCATAACATGTAATCTGGTCCTTCCTCTCCGCCACAAGTCACATACAAACCGCACGGAGAAAACCCTCCGACATCCCCAACCTTATCGCCTGGAAATTCATGTATCTCTTCACCGCGTTCTACATCCCAAAGTCGAGCAGACGGCTTGACGAACTCTTGACTTAGAAGAAATCTGCCATCTGGACTGAATTCCAATAGTGTAATTCGGGATTGGTCGTGTGGAAGGTATTTAAGTTGGTGTTTGAGTTTACATTGTTCATGCCCACTTTGTGCGTTCCATACAACGATTGTTCCCTCTTCATCAGCACATGCAAGGAGGTTCGCCATAGGTGCGAATGCCGGTCGAACCCACTCTTTTTCATGTTCCATGAATTCAATAGTTGGCAACTCGTCGTTTCCGGTTTCTTGAAGCGTGAGTCTCTTCCCGCTAATGCTGACGACATAGGTTTCCGTACTCGTAGAAGGATATAGGTATTGCCTTTTTCCTGTCGGTTGTGGGCGTTTACTTTCAATGTCCCATAATAATGCCTCAGTATAGTACCTCGACTCAACTCCTAACGTGTTGCCGTCCGCCGAAAATACGACTGAATATGGGTCATAAGTAGGTTGATAGTCAGATGCTTGCGTGTGTGGGTTTCCATAGAACCATACCTTGATACCGCCATCCTCGGATTCGTGTGCTAATCGTGAACCGTTTGAAAAACGGACTGTCCCCCATATTCCGCCAATATCCTCTATAGTAGAATAAAGTTTCTCATCACTTTCCAAATCCCATACAGTAATGATACTTTCACCAAACCTTTCAATATAGGAGATTGCCGTTGCACGCAGAACACCTTCCGGTGAGTAAGATGGATTCATGTCTGCTTCACCAAAATCGGTGTATATCTGAATCTGCTGCCAGTTAACAGTGTCCCAGACGCGGACTGTTCCATCTTCGCTCTCACCGCCGGATGCAAGAAACCTACCACACGGCGAAAAGCAGAGGCGATAGATAGAACCCGTGTGTCCTGTGAGGCAAGCGACTTGTTCACCGCTTTCTGTATTCCATACGATTATTGATTCAGCATCGCTACCTGCCTCGTCCCGACCTGTAGACGCAAGCAGATGAGTATCGGGCGAAAAAGCGATCGGCACGAAGCGACCGCCTTTTTCAGATTCACAACTAAATTTTCCAAGAGGTTCCCCCGTTTCTGGGTGCCAGAGGGTGACAGTACCCGTAGCACTATCGCTTGTAGCGAACCGTTGATTGTTAGGTGAAAAGGTGCAATGATTCCATTCTGTTTCTATTTGTGTTACACGCAAACCTCGCTGGACATCCCACACCTCTATGAGGTTCTCCCAGTCGCTTGTAGCGATCCATTTTCCATTAGGCGAAAAGGTGGCTACAAATACGCCTCGTTCCGCACCCCATAATGCGATGGGTGACATCGTTTCTACTTCATACCACCAAAGTCCTACCCTTGTTCCCACAGCAAGATAGTGTCCATCCGGGGAAAATACCAGAGTTTCCACAAGACCTTGACCCAATCGTGCGATCGCGCCTTCAGGAAGTGCCCAAGTTGTGACATCATCTCCACCGGCACCGACTGGTGCTGGGATTGTTAATTTTTGGTTTTCCACTAAAGCATCTCCTTGTGTTCTACAGATAAGGCTTCAGATCCCAGAGATAAATCACGCCATCATATCCACCGCTGATTAATAAAGTGCCGTCCTGCGAGAACGCAAAACACTGAACATCGGTAGTGTGTCCCCAGAAAGTCGCGATATTTTCACCAGTCGCTACTTTCCACAAACGAATAGGCACCTTCTGCAAACCGTCTTGCCACCAAGCCCCGGAAGCCAAATATTCTCCACACGGCGAAAAGCAAAACGCGATTGGTCTTTGGCTTCCTTCAGGGTGTGGTAGCCTCATGAGGGTTTTCCCGTCTATCGCGTTCCATAACACAGCACCGCCTTGATGTCCACCGACAATTATGTCACCAAATGGCGAAAATGCTACGCCCACGTCGGTATAACGCCCCCTCCTTTTTCCTTGTGATGGTGGTCGAGGTAAATCCATTTCGGCAATCTGTTCGCCTGTATCAACATCCCACAATAAGGCAGTTCGATCCATTGAGATGCTCGCGAGCCGTTTTCCATCGGGGCTAAACGCCAAAGCCCCAACAGATTTTGGATGTCCTATAAGTACTGCACACTTTTCCCAATTCTTCCTCCGAGCCCCACCATTTGATGGAGAAGGTCGTTCCCAGACATGGATATTGCGACCTATATCAACAGCGGCAAATCGGTGTCCTGTTGGCGCGAGTGCCTCTCTCTATATCAGTTCCAACTCAGGAAAAGGGATTTCAGCAATAGGTTCGCTGCTGCCAAACGCCCGCACTTTTAGGGTGTCTTCATCTCTACCCGTAGCAAAGATTTTACCGTTAGCAGATAGATAAACCTTATATGTTTTATCTGGCAGTTCTTTTTCAGTTGGGTGTCGCACGCACTGATTAGAAATGTCCCATAAGAATGCTTTCCGACCCCAGTACGTAGCCACTATAGTTTTTTCGTCCGGCGTGAGGACTAATGAACCGACAGTGACAGCCCTTGTGGGGCCTTGAATGGTCGGGGACGCTTGATCAGTAGGTCTACCTTCCGTCCAGATTTTGATTTCATAATTATCTGTATACGCCAGGTGTGTACCCCTCTCCGAGAAACGCACAAAGGGGCTTGGGCTCTGATATTCAAATGTATCGACTTTTTCGTCCTTTTCTAAATGCCAAATTTCGATCTTAGATTGAGATGGAAAAACCCCTGCGGCGATCAACCCACCCTCCGGTGGATAATAGGGATGCATCTGAGCGTCTTCATGTTTGGTATAGGTTTCCTCAAGGTTTCCAGTTTCCACGTTCCAAACCTGAATTCTGCCGTCTGGTCCCCCTCTGGCAAGAAACCTTCCACACGGCGAAAAGCGGAGCCGCCCCCACCTCTCCTCGGACCATTCAAGTCGAGCAACTTGTTCACCTGTCTCCACGTCCCACACGGCAATGAATTCAGCGGTCCGGCTATCTCTGATGTAACACGTCCCTGCTAATAGGCTTAAATCTGGAGAAAAGTAGGTAGGAAAGACACCATAGGTGGTCGATAAGATCTCAGTTTCGCTGAGTAGTGCACCGGTTTGTGGAGACCAAGCCTGAACTTTTTTGTTATACTCGCGTTCATTAAACACAACGAGACATTCTCCATCTTGAGAAAAAACAGGCTTGGAAAGTCCCCAACGGTCCTGTACCTTCGTAAGTTCCATCTCAGCAATACAGACCTTGTTCCGAATGTCCCACACCCTGATTGCTTCGTGGTATCTATGTAAGGCAATCCATTGACTATCAGGTGAAAATGTAACATTGTCAATATACCCCCTGTCCGTTTCCCACAGCGCGATTGGCGATAGCGTCGAGGGTTCATACAACCAAAGCCCTATATTTGTACCCACAGCGAAGTGCTGTCCATCCGGTGAGAATGTCATATCACTGAGACAACCTCGCCCCAATCGAGTAATCGCACCTTCAGGGAGTGCCCATTTGGCTATGTCACTGTCGTCAAGATTCAACGGCGTAGCTGCTTGTGTATTCCTATTTTCCATCAAATATCTCCTTGTGTTTTACAGATAAGGTGTGAGATCCCAAAGATAAATCGCACCATCATGTCCGCCGCTTACGAGAAGGGTGCCGTCTTGTGAAAATGCGAAACACTGGACATCAGTGGTATGCCCCCAGAACGTGGCGATGTTCTTACCCGTTGCTACCTCCCATAAACAGATGGATGTCTTTTTTAATCCACCTTTCCACCAGGCACCCGCAGCCAAATATCGTCCGCACGGCGAAAAGCACAATGTAATCGGTCGCTGATTTTCCTCTGATTGTGGAATCGTCATGAGTGTTTTGGCATCTGTTGCATCCCACAAGATAATCTCATTCCAGAACCCACCAGCGATGATATCGCCATCTGGTGAAAACGCTATACCTACATCAGTGCTGCGATAACCACCTCGTTCTAAAACAGTTGGCGGCAGTTGTGCAATCTGTTTCCCTGTATCAATATCCCATAATAGAATGGTTCGTTCCTGATACTTCTGAGGCCGTGTAATTGAAATACTTGCAAGCCGCTTCCCATCGGGACTCAATGCCAACGCCCTGCTATGTTCTGGATGTCCTATAAGTGTGGCACATTTTTCCCAGTTTCCGCTCTCGTCGATTTCATTTGATGAAGGTGTGTGTTCCCACACATAGATGTTCCGATCTCCGCCGGCGCGTGCCAACCGTTGACCTGTTAGGGCAAGCGCATCAGTACCTGTCCGCGATGATAACCCGGGTTCAGGGATAGCAATCTCAGCAAGCGGTTCGCTATTTCCAAACTCGCATACCTCTAAGATATTTTCGTCTCCGCCAACAGCAAGGATTTTACCGCTTGAAGTCGGATAAACATCACGTATTCTATCGGGGAGTTCCTCTTTGGTTGGACGTTGCGCACGCTGAGTTGAAACATCCCACAAAAACATGTTCCGGCCCCAGTATGCAGTCACTAAGGTTTTTTCGTCCGACGTAAAAACTAATGAACCGACGGTTCCTGCGTGTCCTTGAATGGTCGGAAATGCTTGAGCGGTGGATCTGCCTTTTGTCCAGATTTTGATTTCACCCTTATTGGTATAAGCCAATTGTGTGCCGCTCTCCGAGAAACGGACAAAGCCATATTTACTCTTATGTTCAAATGTGTCGATTTTTTCGTCTTTTTCTAAATGCTGGATCTCAATCTTGGATTGAGATGGAAAAACGACTGCGGCAATCAAGCCACCCTCTGGTGGATAATATGGATGCATCTGAGCATCCTCATGTTCGGTATAGATTTGCTCAAGGTTTCCGGTTTCTATGTCCCAAACGTGAATTCCGCCCTCTCTACCACTGGCTGCCAGAAACTTTCCACACGGCGAAAAGCAGAGTCTCCCCCACCTCTCCAACCAGTCAAACCGAGCGATTTGTTCCGCTGTTTCCACGTCCCATACGGCAATGAATTCAGCCGTAGGACGGTTATTTATGTCATAACTTGTACCTGCTAACAGGCTTAAATCTTGAGAAAAACAGGTAGGATATACATCGTAGGTGGATGGGATTTCAGTTTCGCTAAGACGTGTCCCTGTGTACGGACACCAAGCTTGAATCTTCTTCATGCGTTGTTGGTGTCCACTAAATACGACAAGGCGTTCTCCATCTTTGGAAAAAACAGGCTTGGAAAGGTCTCTACGATCCTGCCGATCCCGAAATTCCATCTCAGCAATGCAACTCTCGTTCTGGATGTCCCACACCCTGAGTGCTTCGTGAAGTGTATATGAAGCAAGCCATCGACTATCAGGCGAGAATGTAACACGGTCGATAAATCCCCTATCCGTTTCCCACAATGCTATAGGGGTTAGTGCCGAGAATTCGTATAGCCAGAGTCCAATTGCTGTACCAACAGCGAAGTGCTGTCCATCCGGTGAGAATGCCATATCACGGACACTACCACGTCCTAAGCGGGCAGTTGCCCCTTCAGGGAGTGCCCATTTGGCTACGTCACTGTCGTCAAAACTAAACGACATATCTGCTTGCGTATTTCTATTTTCCATCAAAACGTCTCCTTGTGTTTTACAGATAAGGTGTGAGGTCCCAGAGATAAATCGCACCGTCGTGTCCACCACTTACGAGAAGGGTGCCGTCCTGCGAAAATGTGAAGCACTGCACATCAGTGGTGTGTCCCTTGAAAGTGGCGATGTTCTTACCCGTTGCGACCTCCCATAAGCAGATAGCGGTCTTTTTTTCCCCGTTCCACCAAGCACCCGCAGCCAAATATTGACTGCATGGCGAAAAGCACAATGTAACTGACCTCTGATTTTCTTCCGATTGTGGGATCGTCATGAGTGTTTTGCCATCTGCCGCATCCCACAACACAATCTCGTGCCACAGTCCGCCAGCGATGATATTACCGTCTGGTGAAAATGCTATCCCAGTGTCGGATTCACGGTATGATCTGCGCCTTGGTGCCGGTGTTAAAGGGAGTTCAGCAATCTGTTCACCTGAATCAACATCCCACAAACCGGCTTTCCAATCCCGTGACCTTGACATACTTGCGAGTCGTTTTCCATCAGGACTAAACGCCAACCCAGCCGGGCTAAACCGCAACCCGTAAATAAATTCCGCATCGTTGATGACCGTGGTATGCTTTTTCCAACTTTCACCGTCCGAGCACTCCCAGATATGTATGTTGTCGTTTGTATCTACGCTTGCAATTCGGTGCCCTGTGAGAGAGAACGCTTTGGCGCGTCCCAACCCCCCTTCAAATCCAGTCAGTTCAGCAAGCGGTTCACGTTTACCAACCTCCAACACGTTTAATTTCTCTCCATAGACGTTGATGGCAATCATTTTTCCACTCGGAGATCGGTAGACATTATGTGAGCTTGCAGGTAATTTCTCACCCTGTGGATGGTACGAGTGTTTGCTTCTGATGTTCCAAAAAAGAACGTTGTCCCCCCAGCATCCAGTAGCAAGCATCTTTTCGTCTTTCGAGAAAACTAACGTATCCATCGTAGTGATATGTCCAGAGAGCGTTGAAACGGTATGAGCGTTGGAATTATTACCTTTGGTCCAGATTTGGATCTCGCTGGAGTTTGCGAGTGCTAATTGCGTTCCACTATGAGAAAAATGAACCGTGCTTCTGCTCCCGCGGTGTTCAAATTCATCCAGTTTCTCGCCTTTTTCTACCTGCCAAATCTCAATCTTGTGTTCAGAAGCTGCGGCAGTAATCAGTTCACCCTCTGGGAGAAAATATGGATACATTTGGGATTCTCCATAATCGGTATAGGTTGTCTCCAGTTGTTCGCTTTCCACATTCCATACATGTATTGTGCCGTGCCGATTGCCAGCGGCAAGGAATTGTCCACACGGAGAAAAACAGAACCTTCGCACCGGATCGGAGTATCCCGTGATGTTGGCAATTTGTTCGCCAGTCTCTATTTGCCAGATTGTGATTGAATCCGCCTCCCTAATATTCCTACCTACGTTGTCTTTGTCCTTGTTCTTACCCGCCAATAGGCTTAAATCTGGGGAAAAGCAGATCGGATAGACTTGGTAGGGCGGCTGTATTTCTGTTTCCCTTATTTTTTTACCAGTGTGTGAGCACCAAATGTAAAACCTGCTATCTCTCTCATCACTGATCGTGACAATGTGCTGTCCGTCTTGAGAAAAGACAGGGTCGGAAATTTTTCGTTTATCTGGTTTCTCAATCTGTATTACGCAAACGCCGGTCTGAACATCCCATATCTTTACGGTTTCGGAAAAAGTGCGTGTGACAATCCTTTGACTATCGGGTGAAAAACCAACGTGCCCGGTCATTCCGCGTTCTGTATCCCAGAGCGCAATCGGGGATAGCGTCGAGAGTTCGTATAACCAGAGTCCAATTGATGTGCCAACAGCGAAGTACTGTCCGTTGGGTGAAAACGCCATATCACCACCCTTACCGCGTCCCAATCGAGCGATCGCGCCTTCAGGAAGTGCCCACGTCGTCACATCTTCACCGTCTATACTGCGCAGCGCGGTGGCAGCAGAATTTTTATTTTCCATCAAAAATCTCCTACAGAATGCCCGTGATCTATGTTTCACGGACGTGGTTTGTTCATGTTATCTGGAAGGAACACTACATATAAAACGGTTGATGAGAAAAACAGCGTTGGAGAAAAATAAAGCGCGACTGATTGCTGATCGCTGATAGCCGACTGCTAATAATTATCTGCTTGCATGCTTTACTGAAATAGTATATCATATATGTATCAAAAAATATAATCATTTTCGGCGTAGTTTGCAAGCCGAAACTTGCTATACAAATGAGCGTCGCCTGCCTTTATGTGACATGGTGTGCTATATGAAATAGGAACGCTTCCATGCGACACAACCTCTTCGTACCGAATAAAATGCCTTATGCCAAAGGAAAAAACCGACCAGATGTC from Candidatus Poribacteria bacterium carries:
- a CDS encoding serine/threonine protein kinase, producing MPTEHPLLDVSETNVDIEVYLERIGEITYRFPIYDSRDHSFQMVVDNQRWFVKHGNTPQNIAWLKQAVHFHAAVQHEAVPQLHNTFTTPNGFTLVYDWIDGEGLRPERELRTDEVHPRDRFCALPASEIIDALNVIYDVHILIAKRGFIAEDFYDGSIIYNFEKKQIHLYDFDFYHPGPFINNRGRLYGSSRFMAPEEFQKGARIDERTNVFMLGRTAFVLLANNSDSRDDWKGNDALWHVAKKATNADKELRHQSVQEFVSAWHAAIAND
- a CDS encoding WD40 repeat domain-containing protein, translating into MENQKLTIPAPVGAGGDDVTTWALPEGAIARLGQGLVETLVFSPDGHYLAVGTRVGLWWYEVETMSPIALWGAERGVFVATFSPNGKWIATSDWENLIEVWDVQRGLRVTQIETEWNHCTFSPNNQRFATSDSATGTVTLWHPETGEPLGKFSCESEKGGRFVPIAFSPDTHLLASTGRDEAGSDAESIIVWNTESGEQVACLTGHTGSIYRLCFSPCGRFLASGGESEDGTVRVWDTVNWQQIQIYTDFGEADMNPSYSPEGVLRATAISYIERFGESIITVWDLESDEKLYSTIEDIGGIWGTVRFSNGSRLAHESEDGGIKVWFYGNPHTQASDYQPTYDPYSVVFSADGNTLGVESRYYTEALLWDIESKRPQPTGKRQYLYPSTSTETYVVSISGKRLTLQETGNDELPTIEFMEHEKEWVRPAFAPMANLLACADEEGTIVVWNAQSGHEQCKLKHQLKYLPHDQSRITLLEFSPDGRFLLSQEFVKPSARLWDVERGEEIHEFPGDKVGDVGGFSPCGLYVTCGGEEGPDYMLWDVSHREVSAVIQSVETPLSNGRYLKFVFSPCGSYLACGGGLRKPELLLWDVKHGQIHKCISLPKHYDNMMALAFSQCGKYFAGGLWWQQGFKKVPIHLWETETGKLISTFLGHPTDIQGLAFSPNNELLASASFDGTILLWDLIPYL
- a CDS encoding WD40 repeat domain-containing protein yields the protein MENRNTQAATPLNLDDSDIAKWALPEGAITRLGRGCLSDMTFSPDGQHFAVGTNIGLWLYEPSTLSPIALWETDRGYIDNVTFSPDSQWIALHRYHEAIRVWDIRNKVCIAEMELTKVQDRWGLSKPVFSQDGECLVVFNEREYNKKVQAWSPQTGALLSETEILSTTYGVFPTYFSPDLSLLAGTCYIRDSRTAEFIAVWDVETGEQVARLEWSEERWGRLRFSPCGRFLARGGPDGRIQVWNVETGNLEETYTKHEDAQMHPYYPPEGGLIAAGVFPSQSKIEIWHLEKDEKVDTFEYQSPSPFVRFSERGTHLAYTDNYEIKIWTEGRPTDQASPTIQGPTRAVTVGSLVLTPDEKTIVATYWGRKAFLWDISNQCVRHPTEKELPDKTYKVYLSANGKIFATGRDEDTLKVRAFGSSEPIAEIPFPELELI
- a CDS encoding WD40 repeat domain-containing protein, which gives rise to MENRNTQADMSFSFDDSDVAKWALPEGATARLGRGSVRDMAFSPDGQHFAVGTAIGLWLYEFSALTPIALWETDRGFIDRVTFSPDSRWLASYTLHEALRVWDIQNESCIAEMEFRDRQDRRDLSKPVFSKDGERLVVFSGHQQRMKKIQAWCPYTGTRLSETEIPSTYDVYPTCFSQDLSLLAGTSYDINNRPTAEFIAVWDVETAEQIARFDWLERWGRLCFSPCGKFLAASGREGGIHVWDIETGNLEQIYTEHEDAQMHPYYPPEGGLIAAVVFPSQSKIEIQHLEKDEKIDTFEHKSKYGFVRFSESGTQLAYTNKGEIKIWTKGRSTAQAFPTIQGHAGTVGSLVFTSDEKTLVTAYWGRNMFLWDVSTQRAQRPTKEELPDRIRDVYPTSSGKILAVGGDENILEVCEFGNSEPLAEIAIPEPGLSSRTGTDALALTGQRLARAGGDRNIYVWEHTPSSNEIDESGNWEKCATLIGHPEHSRALALSPDGKRLASISITRPQKYQERTILLWDIDTGKQIAQLPPTVLERGGYRSTDVGIAFSPDGDIIAGGFWNEIILWDATDAKTLMTIPQSEENQRPITLCFSPCGRYLAAGAWWKGGLKKTSICLWEVATGKNIATFWGHTTDVQCFAFSQDGTLLVSGGHDGAIYLWDLTPYL
- a CDS encoding WD40 repeat domain-containing protein — its product is MENKNSAATALRSIDGEDVTTWALPEGAIARLGRGKGGDMAFSPNGQYFAVGTSIGLWLYELSTLSPIALWDTERGMTGHVGFSPDSQRIVTRTFSETVKIWDVQTGVCVIQIEKPDKRKISDPVFSQDGQHIVTISDERDSRFYIWCSHTGKKIRETEIQPPYQVYPICFSPDLSLLAGKNKDKDNVGRNIREADSITIWQIETGEQIANITGYSDPVRRFCFSPCGQFLAAGNRHGTIHVWNVESEQLETTYTDYGESQMYPYFLPEGELITAAASEHKIEIWQVEKGEKLDEFEHRGSRSTVHFSHSGTQLALANSSEIQIWTKGNNSNAHTVSTLSGHITTMDTLVFSKDEKMLATGCWGDNVLFWNIRSKHSYHPQGEKLPASSHNVYRSPSGKMIAINVYGEKLNVLEVGKREPLAELTGFEGGLGRAKAFSLTGHRIASVDTNDNIHIWECSDGESWKKHTTVINDAEFIYGLRFSPAGLAFSPDGKRLASMSRSRDWKAGLWDVDSGEQIAELPLTPAPRRRSYRESDTGIAFSPDGNIIAGGLWHEIVLWDAADGKTLMTIPQSEENQRSVTLCFSPCSQYLAAGAWWNGEKKTAICLWEVATGKNIATFKGHTTDVQCFTFSQDGTLLVSGGHDGAIYLWDLTPYL